A window of the Arenibacter algicola genome harbors these coding sequences:
- a CDS encoding sugar phosphate isomerase/epimerase family protein gives MIGMFAANAQQKIGGLALYTVRDDMGTNTKATLMAVAEAGYKNIEAAGYRDGKFYNMAPKDFNKLLKEVGLTPISTHQGGVTLENADSMIADVKAAGFKYFVIPVPPMGLRDDYKQLATVLSTLGEKCQKAGLKLLYHNHDFELKKGEDGVVTLDYLLENTDPKFVNFQMDLYWVTKADQDPVAYFTRYPGRFIMWHVKDMDDQGRFAPVGNGQIDFSKILAQKKLSGMKYYMVEQDKTFDMTPLEAINISHKGLIEIGFK, from the coding sequence ATGATCGGTATGTTTGCTGCCAATGCCCAACAAAAAATTGGCGGACTGGCTCTTTACACGGTAAGGGACGATATGGGGACCAATACCAAAGCCACACTTATGGCAGTTGCCGAAGCAGGTTACAAAAATATTGAGGCTGCAGGCTACAGGGACGGCAAATTTTACAATATGGCCCCGAAAGACTTTAATAAGCTACTAAAAGAAGTAGGGTTAACGCCAATAAGCACACATCAGGGCGGGGTTACATTGGAGAATGCGGACAGCATGATCGCCGACGTGAAAGCGGCAGGTTTTAAATACTTTGTAATTCCCGTTCCACCCATGGGGCTTAGGGACGACTATAAACAACTGGCTACAGTCTTAAGCACCCTTGGAGAAAAATGCCAAAAAGCGGGATTGAAGCTACTTTACCACAATCATGATTTTGAATTAAAGAAAGGGGAAGATGGCGTAGTAACCCTTGATTATCTGTTGGAGAATACTGATCCTAAATTTGTAAATTTTCAAATGGACCTTTATTGGGTGACCAAAGCAGATCAAGACCCTGTTGCCTATTTTACAAGGTATCCAGGTCGATTTATTATGTGGCATGTAAAGGATATGGATGACCAAGGCAGGTTTGCCCCAGTGGGTAACGGACAAATAGATTTCTCAAAAATCCTTGCACAGAAAAAGCTTTCCGGAATGAAATACTACATGGTTGAGCAGGATAAAACTTTTGATATGACACCTTTGGAAGCCATAAACATTAGCCATAAAGGACTTATCGAAATAGGATTTAAATAG
- a CDS encoding DNA topoisomerase 3, protein MKVCIAEKPSVAREIAQVLGANTKHDGYFEGNGYAVTFTFGHLCTLFEPSDYKPHWKSWDLNNLPMLPDKFKTKVVDNAGIQKQFHIVKSLFDKAEVVINCGDAGQEGELIQRWVLHQANYKGEVQRLWISSLTTEAIKEGFTKLKSSHDYDNLYYAGFSRAIGDWLLGMNATRLYTVKHGGYKQMLSVGRVQTPTLAMVVNRFKEIESFTPQPYWELQTLYRETVFNYEEGRFLKMEDGEVLAKEVKEHEFEIVSITKKKGKEYAPKLFDLTGLQVYCNTKFGFTADETLKIVQKLYEQKVVTYPRVDTTFLPNDVYPKVAGILRNLTQYEQLTSTLLLKKIRKSTKVFNDKKVTDHHAIIPTGVEIMLGAAQQQVYDSIVRRFIAVFYDDCEVSNTTVIGKAANISFKTTGKEILKKGWRIVFETANTKEKKETGILPNFVKGEKGPHEPSFLEKQTKPPKQYTEATLLRAMETAGKQVDDDEMRELMKENGIGRPSTRANIIETLFRRKYIERKKKQILPTPTGIQLIDTIQNELLKSAELTGLWEKQLKDIEKGMFSAGMFIANMKKMVDELVYEVRSETQRANISHTLEHKKTVLQKTKTNTGAITAETCPKCKNGTLIKGKSAYGCSEYKNGCNFLLPFVFHHKKISENQFTRLLQKGCTVNLKGFRYNGAEDIEGLVRFDEQYGLVLEPKKKLDTDTPGCPKCKEGKIVKGKNSYGCSNYTKGCDFRFTFDEVKAKASNKPLTKALVLSILNGNY, encoded by the coding sequence GTGAAGGTCTGTATTGCGGAAAAACCTAGTGTTGCTCGGGAAATTGCTCAGGTATTAGGGGCAAACACCAAACACGACGGATATTTTGAAGGAAATGGTTACGCAGTTACTTTTACCTTTGGACATCTCTGCACTTTATTTGAGCCTAGCGATTACAAGCCACATTGGAAAAGTTGGGACCTTAACAATCTACCCATGCTCCCGGATAAGTTTAAAACAAAAGTGGTGGACAATGCGGGAATCCAAAAACAGTTCCATATTGTAAAAAGTCTATTTGATAAAGCGGAAGTGGTAATCAACTGTGGGGATGCTGGACAGGAAGGGGAATTAATACAGCGTTGGGTTTTACATCAGGCCAATTATAAGGGCGAAGTACAGCGATTATGGATCTCATCCCTAACCACCGAGGCCATTAAGGAGGGATTTACCAAGTTAAAATCTTCCCACGACTACGACAATCTTTATTATGCCGGGTTTTCCCGCGCCATAGGGGACTGGCTTTTAGGAATGAATGCCACACGTCTTTATACCGTAAAACACGGGGGGTACAAACAAATGTTATCTGTTGGGCGGGTACAAACCCCTACCTTGGCCATGGTGGTCAATAGGTTTAAGGAAATAGAAAGTTTTACACCCCAACCCTATTGGGAACTGCAAACACTGTATAGGGAGACCGTTTTTAATTATGAAGAGGGCCGTTTCTTGAAAATGGAAGACGGGGAAGTTCTGGCCAAGGAAGTAAAGGAACACGAATTCGAAATTGTCAGCATTACCAAAAAGAAAGGCAAGGAATACGCTCCAAAGTTGTTCGATCTAACAGGTCTACAGGTGTATTGCAACACCAAGTTTGGATTTACGGCAGATGAAACACTTAAGATTGTCCAGAAATTATATGAACAAAAAGTAGTTACCTATCCTAGGGTGGATACCACTTTTTTACCTAATGACGTTTATCCCAAAGTGGCAGGAATACTTCGCAATCTAACCCAATACGAACAGTTGACCTCTACCCTCTTGTTAAAGAAGATCAGGAAATCCACCAAGGTTTTCAATGATAAAAAAGTAACGGACCACCATGCGATCATACCCACTGGTGTTGAAATAATGTTAGGCGCAGCCCAGCAGCAGGTCTACGACAGTATCGTCAGGAGGTTTATTGCTGTGTTTTACGATGATTGTGAAGTTTCCAACACCACCGTCATTGGTAAGGCAGCCAACATCTCTTTTAAAACAACCGGGAAGGAAATCCTTAAAAAAGGCTGGCGAATTGTTTTTGAGACTGCCAATACCAAAGAAAAAAAGGAAACTGGAATTTTACCCAATTTTGTAAAAGGTGAAAAAGGTCCTCACGAACCTTCATTTTTGGAAAAGCAGACCAAACCACCCAAACAATATACGGAAGCCACCTTGCTAAGAGCCATGGAGACGGCCGGAAAACAAGTTGATGATGATGAAATGCGGGAACTCATGAAAGAGAACGGAATTGGTAGACCTTCAACCCGTGCCAATATTATAGAAACCTTATTTAGGCGCAAGTACATAGAAAGAAAAAAGAAGCAGATACTACCAACCCCAACCGGCATACAACTGATTGATACGATACAAAACGAATTGTTGAAATCTGCAGAACTGACCGGCTTATGGGAAAAGCAATTAAAGGATATAGAAAAAGGTATGTTCAGTGCCGGCATGTTTATAGCCAACATGAAGAAGATGGTAGACGAATTGGTTTATGAAGTACGAAGTGAGACCCAACGTGCCAATATCTCCCATACCTTGGAACACAAAAAGACGGTACTCCAAAAAACTAAGACCAATACCGGCGCCATCACAGCGGAAACCTGCCCTAAATGTAAAAACGGTACACTAATAAAGGGGAAGTCGGCCTATGGCTGCAGTGAATATAAAAATGGTTGCAATTTTTTACTCCCCTTTGTCTTTCATCACAAAAAAATCTCGGAAAATCAGTTCACAAGATTACTCCAAAAAGGTTGTACGGTAAATTTAAAAGGGTTTAGATACAATGGTGCCGAGGATATTGAGGGCCTAGTACGGTTTGATGAACAATATGGATTGGTATTGGAGCCAAAGAAAAAACTGGATACCGATACTCCCGGCTGTCCCAAATGCAAAGAAGGGAAAATTGTAAAAGGTAAAAATTCCTACGGTTGTAGTAATTATACGAAGGGATGCGATTTTAGATTTACATTTGACGAAGTCAAGGCAAAAGCATCCAATAAACCCCTAACAAAAGCTCTTGTTCTATCTATTTTGAATGGGAATTACTAA
- a CDS encoding heavy metal translocating P-type ATPase: MEQHHDPKDHNHNHDHGGIFGNKTELYFAILSGVFFLMGLILAGLMMATPWVSMVCYISAYFFGGYFTLLEAIDKIRKGEFEIDFLMLVAAIGAAYIDRWGEGALLLFLFSLGHSLEHYAMNKATKSIKALGELSPKTALLKNGGDFTEVPVEELKVNDIILVKPNTKISADGVIIKGSSSIDQSPITGESIPVDKTAIQELNDLPQFEQLDPSHVVFTGTINGDSMLEVQVLKLNVDATISRLVQMINEVETKKSPTQLTTKKFEKWFVPIVVVLVVGLCFLHLFVDESVHDSLYRAISVLVASSPCALAISTPSAVISAIARAAKKGVIIKGGRPLEDLGSLTTIAFDKTGTLTEGKPRLTNAFPLNGYDKKEFLELVLDVESLSDHPLARSIARDLKDAYKVENNNRSSSMRSIQGKGVIANYNGGRIYIGNEQLMKEEGIHISREVQDQIDQLQKEGQTIMFVGYEKKAIGLLSVMDVPRKSAASTIQRLKDIGIKHMVMLSGDHQKVADSIAQQIGLTEAKGNLLPEDKVEAIGEYLKKGTKIAMVGDGVNDAPAMASSTVGIAMGAAGSDVALETADVALMSDKIESLPFVIGLSRKSKAIIRQNLWVSMGIVAFLIPATLFGFANIGVAVAIHEGSTILVVINALRLLRYNLD; the protein is encoded by the coding sequence ATGGAACAGCATCATGATCCTAAAGATCACAATCACAATCATGACCACGGAGGAATTTTTGGCAATAAAACGGAACTCTATTTTGCTATTTTAAGCGGTGTGTTCTTTTTGATGGGATTGATTTTGGCAGGTTTAATGATGGCAACACCATGGGTTTCTATGGTCTGTTATATTTCGGCCTATTTTTTCGGCGGTTATTTTACCTTGCTCGAGGCGATAGACAAGATTAGGAAGGGGGAATTTGAAATAGATTTCCTAATGCTCGTTGCCGCAATCGGGGCGGCCTATATAGATAGATGGGGAGAAGGTGCCCTATTACTGTTTTTATTTAGTTTGGGACATTCTTTGGAGCATTATGCTATGAACAAGGCCACAAAATCTATCAAAGCCTTGGGTGAACTTTCCCCAAAGACGGCATTGTTAAAAAATGGCGGGGATTTCACGGAAGTTCCGGTTGAGGAATTAAAGGTGAACGATATTATTTTGGTAAAACCAAATACCAAAATATCGGCAGACGGGGTTATTATAAAAGGTAGTAGTAGTATTGATCAGTCGCCTATAACCGGAGAAAGTATTCCCGTAGATAAAACAGCTATACAGGAGCTTAACGATCTGCCGCAATTTGAACAATTGGACCCGTCCCATGTAGTTTTTACCGGTACTATAAATGGGGATTCCATGCTGGAGGTTCAAGTTCTAAAATTAAATGTGGATGCCACAATTTCACGTTTGGTGCAAATGATCAATGAGGTGGAAACCAAAAAATCGCCCACACAGCTAACTACCAAAAAATTTGAAAAATGGTTTGTGCCCATAGTGGTGGTTTTGGTAGTTGGCCTATGTTTTCTCCACTTGTTTGTAGACGAGTCTGTCCATGATAGCCTATACAGGGCCATAAGTGTTTTGGTAGCATCCAGCCCTTGCGCCTTGGCCATTTCAACACCTAGTGCAGTAATTAGTGCCATAGCCAGGGCTGCCAAAAAAGGAGTGATCATTAAGGGAGGGCGTCCCCTGGAAGATCTAGGCAGCCTTACCACCATTGCTTTCGACAAAACAGGGACCCTTACGGAAGGTAAACCAAGATTGACCAATGCCTTTCCTTTAAATGGATATGATAAAAAGGAATTTTTGGAATTGGTCTTGGACGTTGAAAGTTTAAGTGATCATCCCTTGGCGAGGTCCATTGCTAGAGATCTTAAGGACGCATATAAGGTTGAAAACAATAACCGTTCCTCCAGTATGCGGTCCATACAAGGTAAGGGAGTAATTGCGAACTACAACGGTGGCCGTATCTATATCGGCAATGAGCAACTTATGAAAGAAGAGGGAATCCACATTTCAAGGGAAGTCCAAGACCAAATTGACCAATTGCAGAAGGAGGGCCAGACCATTATGTTTGTAGGATATGAAAAAAAGGCGATCGGCTTGCTAAGTGTAATGGACGTACCTAGAAAAAGTGCTGCTAGCACCATACAGCGATTAAAGGATATAGGTATAAAACATATGGTAATGCTGAGCGGGGACCATCAAAAAGTGGCAGATTCCATTGCCCAACAAATTGGACTTACCGAGGCAAAAGGAAATCTACTTCCTGAAGACAAGGTCGAAGCTATTGGGGAATATTTAAAAAAAGGCACTAAAATAGCTATGGTAGGGGATGGTGTTAATGATGCGCCGGCTATGGCCAGCAGCACCGTTGGTATTGCCATGGGTGCCGCTGGGAGCGATGTAGCATTGGAAACGGCAGATGTAGCCTTAATGTCGGACAAGATAGAAAGTCTTCCCTTTGTGATCGGCCTTAGTAGAAAATCCAAAGCTATTATTAGGCAGAACCTGTGGGTAAGTATGGGGATTGTGGCATTTTTAATTCCAGCTACATTATTCGGATTTGCCAACATTGGTGTAGCCGTTGCCATTCATGAGGGGTCAACGATTTTGGTAGTAATCAATGCACTGAGACTACTGCGTTATAATCTTGATTAA
- a CDS encoding DoxX family protein: MMLFWKILKILLALFIIYAGVQHFVKPTFYHVFVPDFLPFKMTIIYLSGIIEIVLGVLLLLPKYARLGATGIFWLMIIFLPIHVWDVFSDQPAIGSTEAAMIRLPIQFVFIGLAWGVGKYATEKGLD; encoded by the coding sequence ATGATGTTATTTTGGAAAATCCTTAAAATTCTATTGGCCCTATTTATAATCTACGCTGGAGTACAACATTTTGTAAAACCAACGTTTTATCATGTTTTTGTACCAGATTTCTTACCCTTTAAAATGACGATTATTTATTTGTCCGGAATAATAGAAATTGTTTTGGGTGTTCTTCTCCTTCTTCCAAAATACGCCAGACTGGGAGCAACAGGCATATTTTGGCTAATGATCATTTTTCTTCCAATCCATGTTTGGGATGTTTTTTCCGATCAACCGGCGATAGGAAGTACGGAAGCAGCCATGATTCGCTTGCCAATACAGTTTGTCTTTATAGGTCTGGCCTGGGGTGTTGGAAAATATGCCACAGAAAAAGGTTTGGATTGA
- a CDS encoding metal-dependent transcriptional regulator — protein sequence MHTYNPTIALAVFFALSILAYLLFRPNKGWFWLIRNNSVSNDKIVVEDVLKLLYHNENADKHLNINDIIRTLKYNDKIILECINKMSDHELISIQGDSVKLTKSGSDYALRIVRAHRLWEKFLAEKTGFKESEWHERAERMEHELTKVDADILSSQLGNPQFDPHGDPIPTNTGKIAKIKGIPVSELPIGTIGRIVHIKDKPEIIYKQILAENIHIGSVIRIMEKTPARIEFHSEGEAFVLAPIMAGNITVSVLEKDVVFEENLARLSILKENETAKIIGISKEIRGDSRRRLLDLGFVKGAEVKIDLLNPLGDPKAFLIKGTSIALRQNQASKILIQKD from the coding sequence ATGCATACCTACAATCCTACAATAGCCCTAGCGGTGTTTTTTGCACTTTCCATTTTGGCATATCTGCTTTTCAGACCTAATAAGGGATGGTTTTGGCTGATAAGAAATAATTCGGTTTCCAACGATAAAATTGTTGTAGAGGATGTATTAAAATTGTTATATCACAATGAAAATGCGGACAAGCATCTCAATATAAATGATATTATCAGAACCTTAAAATACAATGACAAAATCATACTGGAATGTATTAATAAGATGTCGGACCACGAGCTGATAAGTATACAGGGCGATAGTGTAAAACTTACAAAATCCGGAAGCGATTATGCCCTACGTATAGTTAGGGCCCATAGGCTATGGGAGAAATTTTTAGCTGAAAAGACCGGTTTTAAGGAATCGGAATGGCACGAAAGGGCAGAAAGAATGGAACATGAACTCACCAAGGTGGATGCAGATATTCTGTCTTCCCAGCTGGGTAATCCCCAATTTGACCCACATGGTGATCCTATACCCACCAATACGGGAAAGATTGCAAAAATTAAAGGAATACCGGTTTCGGAGCTGCCCATTGGAACTATTGGAAGAATTGTCCATATCAAGGATAAGCCCGAAATAATTTACAAGCAGATCCTGGCAGAAAATATCCATATTGGATCTGTGATACGGATCATGGAAAAGACGCCTGCCCGTATTGAATTTCATTCGGAGGGGGAGGCATTTGTATTGGCCCCTATAATGGCGGGCAATATTACAGTATCAGTTTTGGAAAAGGACGTGGTATTTGAAGAAAATTTAGCCAGGTTGTCCATTTTAAAGGAAAATGAAACCGCCAAGATTATTGGTATATCAAAGGAAATCAGGGGAGATAGTCGAAGAAGGTTGCTCGATCTGGGTTTTGTGAAAGGAGCTGAGGTGAAAATAGATTTACTAAATCCACTGGGCGATCCCAAAGCCTTTTTAATCAAGGGCACAAGTATTGCCCTTCGTCAAAATCAAGCATCGAAAATTTTAATACAAAAAGATTAA
- a CDS encoding protein-L-isoaspartate(D-aspartate) O-methyltransferase: protein MNYRSLLIYGLALCFSGILIAQNDYVMQREQMVKTQLQARGIKDPLTLYSMTNVPRHEFVPKNLVEHAYRDGALPIGSDQTISQPYIVAFMTETLKLKSTDRVLEIGTGSGYQAAVLGKIVDSVYTIEIIKDLAMSAKSRLKNLGYHNVVVKWGDGYHGWPEKAPFDAIMVTAGAEAIPQPLLDQLKDGGHMVIPVGPSDNVTYLVSVLKKKDRIITKELFPVRFVPFTRNE from the coding sequence ATGAATTATAGATCTCTTCTCATTTATGGCCTTGCGCTTTGTTTCTCAGGTATACTTATTGCCCAAAACGATTACGTTATGCAACGGGAGCAGATGGTAAAGACACAGCTTCAAGCCCGGGGAATAAAAGACCCTTTAACCTTATATTCCATGACAAATGTACCTAGGCATGAATTTGTGCCAAAAAACTTGGTAGAACATGCTTATAGGGATGGGGCACTGCCTATAGGAAGCGATCAGACTATTTCCCAACCTTATATTGTAGCATTCATGACAGAAACATTGAAATTGAAATCGACCGATAGAGTTTTGGAAATAGGAACAGGATCGGGTTACCAGGCAGCGGTATTAGGTAAAATTGTGGATTCAGTTTATACTATCGAAATTATAAAGGATTTGGCCATGTCCGCCAAAAGTCGATTAAAGAACCTTGGGTACCACAATGTAGTTGTAAAATGGGGGGATGGGTATCACGGTTGGCCAGAAAAAGCACCTTTTGATGCTATTATGGTCACTGCGGGAGCAGAGGCGATTCCCCAGCCCTTGTTGGACCAATTAAAAGATGGGGGACATATGGTTATCCCTGTTGGGCCAAGTGACAATGTTACCTATTTGGTCAGTGTTCTTAAAAAGAAGGATAGGATAATAACCAAAGAATTGTTTCCTGTACGTTTCGTTCCCTTCACTAGAAATGAGTAG
- a CDS encoding alpha/beta hydrolase family protein codes for MPILNRFAHFQLILCFLISNLVLNAQTGSFVYGDALPDAPELSARGSYAVGVRTLDFVNKGQADVLNSKNGIDPIYDRPLKVEVWYPAQLAEGAKETVVYDEVMGTAHDSLRPLTPITFKGRASRDAAPLTTDVSFPLLVVAHGYVGSRYLMTYLTENLASKGYVVVAIDHTDSTFKDASPFASTLMNRAKDISFVLNQMVNLGKAADNNFLAGLVDSENIGIIGYSMGGYGVLNVAGAGYSDGLVGFFSGMTGGSKAIVDLTMSNPDFPKVDPRIKAVVAFAPWGMERGIWDAEGLKGLTVPTFFIAGSQDDISGYEKGIKAIYTGAVNADRYLLTYENARHNVAPNPPPAESFEPGLHIDEYYRYAEPSWDERKINNVNQHFLTAFLGIHLKQKNYSKFLELQENSNEKDWTGFKARSSTGMELLHDKPAP; via the coding sequence ATGCCAATCCTAAACCGTTTTGCCCATTTCCAGTTGATACTTTGTTTTCTAATTTCCAACCTTGTATTAAATGCCCAAACCGGGTCTTTTGTTTATGGCGATGCGCTTCCGGACGCACCTGAATTATCTGCGCGCGGAAGCTATGCCGTTGGCGTACGTACTTTGGATTTTGTGAATAAGGGGCAGGCAGATGTTTTGAATTCAAAAAATGGGATAGACCCTATTTACGATCGACCATTGAAAGTGGAAGTTTGGTATCCGGCACAGTTGGCCGAGGGAGCAAAAGAAACTGTGGTTTATGATGAGGTCATGGGAACCGCCCATGACTCTTTAAGACCATTGACACCAATTACTTTTAAAGGTAGGGCGTCCCGCGATGCCGCCCCATTAACAACCGATGTTTCTTTTCCCCTTTTAGTAGTGGCACACGGGTATGTTGGCTCTAGATACCTTATGACCTATCTCACGGAAAATTTAGCCTCCAAAGGGTACGTGGTGGTGGCTATAGACCATACCGATTCTACTTTTAAGGATGCATCGCCTTTTGCAAGTACTTTGATGAACCGCGCCAAGGATATTTCCTTTGTACTAAACCAAATGGTAAACTTGGGCAAAGCTGCGGATAATAATTTTTTGGCAGGCTTGGTCGACTCTGAAAATATCGGCATCATAGGCTATTCTATGGGAGGTTACGGCGTTTTGAATGTAGCGGGAGCCGGATATAGTGATGGCCTTGTTGGATTCTTTTCCGGCATGACCGGCGGCAGTAAGGCAATAGTGGACCTGACCATGAGCAATCCGGACTTTCCTAAAGTTGACCCTAGAATAAAAGCGGTTGTAGCCTTTGCACCATGGGGAATGGAGCGCGGTATTTGGGATGCCGAAGGCTTAAAAGGACTTACGGTCCCTACTTTTTTTATAGCAGGGAGTCAAGATGATATTTCAGGATACGAAAAGGGAATTAAGGCTATCTATACAGGGGCAGTAAACGCAGATCGATATTTACTTACCTACGAAAATGCAAGGCACAATGTAGCCCCAAATCCGCCGCCAGCAGAATCTTTTGAACCTGGCCTACATATTGATGAATATTATAGATATGCCGAACCTAGTTGGGACGAGAGAAAAATTAATAATGTAAACCAGCATTTTTTGACTGCCTTTTTAGGTATTCATCTAAAACAGAAGAATTATTCAAAATTTTTAGAGTTGCAGGAAAATTCCAATGAAAAGGATTGGACCGGATTTAAGGCACGATCTTCAACAGGCATGGAGCTTCTTCATGACAAACCTGCTCCATAA
- a CDS encoding 3-keto-disaccharide hydrolase, giving the protein MKSIVLVVTAFLTLISCTSQPSKSLFNGKDLEGWHVDVPEMDNNPNAVNPFIVREGMLVSLGEPQGHLITDAIYQDFRLEVEYRFAGKPGNCGVLVFASTPRSLYEMFPKSIEVQMMHENAGDFWCIVQDITTDDMLERRGPKEEWGITEGKLRRIKNLTDGSEKPLGEWNSMTIECLKNSIKVWVNGDLVNHGYNATVSSGNIALQAEGAEVEFRKVLLTPISKLSETAP; this is encoded by the coding sequence ATGAAAAGTATAGTGTTGGTCGTTACCGCCTTTTTAACACTGATTAGTTGTACTTCCCAGCCCTCCAAAAGTCTATTTAACGGGAAGGATTTGGAGGGGTGGCATGTAGATGTGCCGGAAATGGACAATAATCCCAATGCCGTAAATCCATTTATAGTTAGGGAGGGGATGTTGGTGAGTTTGGGAGAACCCCAGGGTCACCTTATTACCGATGCCATTTATCAGGATTTTAGATTGGAAGTGGAATATCGTTTTGCCGGGAAACCAGGTAATTGTGGTGTGTTGGTATTTGCCTCCACTCCTAGATCTCTATATGAAATGTTTCCCAAGTCTATAGAGGTTCAAATGATGCATGAAAATGCCGGCGATTTTTGGTGCATTGTTCAGGATATCACGACCGATGATATGCTGGAAAGGCGCGGACCTAAGGAAGAATGGGGGATCACCGAAGGTAAATTGCGAAGAATAAAAAATCTAACCGATGGTTCCGAAAAACCATTGGGTGAATGGAATTCCATGACCATAGAATGCCTTAAAAACTCCATAAAGGTGTGGGTAAATGGTGATTTGGTAAATCATGGCTATAATGCTACTGTAAGCAGTGGAAATATTGCTTTGCAGGCCGAGGGTGCCGAAGTGGAATTCCGAAAAGTACTGCTTACACCCATTTCGAAGCTCAGTGAAACGGCGCCCTGA
- a CDS encoding pseudouridine synthase, whose product MSEPGHLHFKIYKPFEMLSQLHSNDAKESRNKHFLSELYNFPDGIMPIGRLDEKSEGLLLLTTDGKLSDLVNRSGIEKEYYVQLDGEITNEAIELLQIGVEIGFHGKKYITKSTMVHRLYNLPALPEPDKKLRIGRHRPTSWISITITEGKFRQVRKMTAAVGFPTLRLIRIRIGNINLKELIPGSVSPIKELSFVNSNE is encoded by the coding sequence ATGTCTGAACCTGGACATCTTCACTTTAAAATTTATAAACCTTTTGAAATGTTGAGTCAGTTGCACTCCAATGATGCCAAGGAATCCCGCAACAAACACTTCTTAAGTGAACTTTATAATTTTCCGGATGGTATTATGCCCATTGGGCGTCTGGATGAAAAATCCGAAGGATTGCTCCTGCTTACTACCGATGGGAAACTCAGCGATCTTGTTAACCGCTCGGGAATAGAAAAGGAATACTATGTACAGTTGGACGGGGAAATAACCAATGAAGCGATAGAACTACTACAAATTGGAGTGGAAATTGGATTCCATGGCAAGAAATATATAACTAAATCTACCATGGTCCACAGATTATATAACCTCCCTGCCCTACCAGAGCCGGATAAGAAATTGAGAATAGGACGGCATAGGCCTACTTCATGGATAAGTATCACTATAACCGAAGGCAAGTTTCGTCAGGTGCGTAAAATGACTGCTGCCGTAGGCTTCCCTACATTAAGATTGATCCGTATCCGCATTGGAAATATTAATTTGAAGGAATTAATTCCAGGAAGTGTAAGCCCGATAAAGGAACTATCCTTTGTAAATTCCAATGAATAG
- a CDS encoding FKBP-type peptidyl-prolyl cis-trans isomerase, which produces MSRVKENDKVKVHYTGKLKTGQIFDSSLERDPIEVTLGQGQLIPGFEKELVNMEVNEKKTINIPKEEAYGDIMEELFHEIKKAELPENITPEIGMTLIAQNPDGTENQLRITDVKEESIVIDANHVLAGQDLTFELELVAIL; this is translated from the coding sequence ATGAGTAGAGTTAAGGAAAATGACAAGGTAAAAGTACATTACACTGGGAAATTAAAAACCGGACAAATTTTCGACAGTTCTTTGGAAAGAGATCCTATCGAAGTTACGTTGGGGCAAGGACAACTTATTCCTGGTTTTGAGAAGGAATTGGTGAATATGGAAGTCAATGAAAAGAAGACTATAAACATTCCTAAAGAGGAAGCCTATGGAGATATCATGGAGGAACTGTTCCATGAAATTAAGAAGGCTGAACTTCCCGAAAATATAACCCCGGAGATTGGAATGACATTAATTGCTCAGAATCCGGACGGAACTGAGAACCAATTGCGAATTACCGATGTTAAGGAAGAAAGTATTGTTATAGATGCCAATCATGTATTGGCCGGGCAAGACCTTACTTTTGAATTGGAATTGGTAGCCATTTTATAG
- a CDS encoding Fur family transcriptional regulator has translation MEETEKQLKKFGVRPTAMRILVHRFMVSQNSAVSLSVVEGNFEKSDRTTLYRTLKTFEENCIVHQIDDGTGIPKYALCDHDEGLTKHSDLHLHFHCTKCNRTTCLTEHRIPQINLPDKFIPEDVNMLVKGICELCNQ, from the coding sequence ATGGAAGAAACTGAGAAGCAATTAAAGAAGTTTGGTGTTAGGCCAACGGCCATGCGTATTTTGGTGCATCGGTTTATGGTTTCCCAGAATTCCGCCGTTAGCCTAAGTGTTGTGGAGGGGAATTTTGAAAAATCCGACAGAACCACCTTATATAGGACTTTAAAGACTTTTGAGGAGAACTGTATTGTCCATCAAATAGATGATGGCACAGGTATTCCCAAATACGCGCTCTGCGATCATGATGAAGGTTTAACAAAGCATTCAGACCTACATTTACACTTTCATTGCACTAAATGCAATAGAACTACCTGCTTAACGGAGCATAGAATACCACAAATTAATCTCCCTGACAAATTTATCCCTGAAGATGTGAATATGCTGGTAAAGGGAATTTGTGAGCTCTGTAACCAATAA